One Gemmatimonadota bacterium genomic window, AGGCGCACTCCCAGATGAACGTCCAGGAGCAGGCTGGGGGCGAGACAGACATAAACGAGGTTGCGCCGACTGTCCACGGTGTCGACCAGCTTCGCCAGTCGGGCGAGCTGCCGGTGCGCGGAGTCGCCCTGCGTCCGGATTCTTTCGGCCTGCGTGTGAAGCGCGGGAGCGGTCATCGGCCAGGTCGCGAGCTGCCGGAGCTGGGGGACGTAGGCGGCGAGAGCTGGGCCCATCGCCTCGACGTCCTTGAAGTCCGACGCCAGTCTCGCTGAGACCTTTCGCAACAACCAGAGTTGGCCGAGTCCCGGGAGGATCCACAGCGGCGGCGCGCCCAGGAACACGTGCCAAACGATGGCGACGATCAGCGCGACCGGGAGTGTGAGGGCCGCAGCGCGGAGCCACGACGTTTCGAGTGTCCACGCCTCTGCCTTCGCCCATCCGAGGAATCGGTCCAACGCCAGTGGGTCTGCGGCCGGTGCGTGGCGCCCGTGCGCGGAGAGTGTGAGACGGTCCTCGAGCATGTCCCTGAGCTCGCGAGCGGCCTCCGCCCGAGCCATGGCGACGGACGGAGATGCTGGCCCGAGCAGCCAAAGCAAGAGCGTCCGTCTTCCCGGCTCGGTCGTAAGCGGTCCGAAGAGGCGACGCAGAGACGCGTGCCCCTGGACGGCCAAGTCATGTGCGTAGGGGTGTTCCGGATCGACCGGGTACGCGCGTGACTCTCTCTCTGGCAGCATCTCGTCGAGGTCGTCCCACGCGCGATCGATTCTGGCGATGCCTTCGGCGCACAGATCCCTGAGAGTCCCATGCCAGCGCTCCTGTCGACGCACTCGGCGATGGATCACGACTTCGGCCACGAAGGCTGCCAGCAGAAGCAGACCGAGTCCGAGCGCGACGCTCGCGGGCGCACCGTCCAGGATGTCCCACAGGATCAGAGCCGTGGCGATGGCGACGAAGGTGGCCGCGCGAACGGTACCCAGCCGCAGCGAACGCGCCCGCGCGTCCTCATGCGCACTTGCGTGCAGTGCCCCGAGCTCGACGTACCGTGCCCGCGGGGTCATCTCATCCCCCTGGAACGCTGCTGAAGTCAGGTGATCGGGTGTTGGCTCGCGAGCGCGAAGAGAAGATCGATGTAGGCACGCTCGATCTCACGCAGCCCCGAGATCCTCGAACCCTCTTTGGGCGTGATCACCATGTACTCGTTCGGTGCGTGCGCCCCCGAGCCGTGCCCAAATCCGGCGAATACGAGCGGTAATCCGAGCCGTTCGGTGAATTGGTAGAAGGGCGCGCTCCCCGCCAGACGCGGGGAAATCTCAGGAGTCTGGCCGTACTTGTTGAAGACCCCGATGGCTGCCTGCACGAGGGGTGTGTCGACGCTCGTCTGCGCTGCCGGGTATCCGGCGAGCTTCCGTATCGTGATGTCCGAAAAGCCCTCGGAGTCGAGGTGCCGGCGGATCATCGCAAGCGCCGAATCCGGGTCGAGTCCGTACGGGAGACGCGAGTCGACTTTGGCGGTCGCTCGGTGCGGCAGGATCGTCTTCACGCCCTCGTCGATGTAGCCACTCCATATGCCGTCGATGTTCAGCGTCGGGTGGTACAGATACCGCATGATCGCGTCGCGCCCGGTCACTCCATCGATCCACTTCCTGACACCCAGGCTCGCTTGCTGCTCCTCGTCGTTCCATGTGTCTGCCATCGCATTGATGAGACGCTGTTCCTCATCGGTCGGTGGGCGGATCGGATCGTAGTAGCCCGGAACGAGGATCGTGTTGCCGTCCTTGGATACCAGCGAGGAGAGCGCCTGGACGAGGCGTAGAGTCGGGGAGTCCACGATCGCTTTGTAGGAGCCGTGGATCTCCGCCTGCGTCGGGCCTCCCCAGTCACCGCCCGTGTACTCGATCTCGATATACAGGATGCCCTTGACCCCGAGGCTCAAGCTCACGTTGCCAGCCGGGCCCTGCGAGTTGAACGGGAAGAACGCACCGTCGGCGGTCTTGAGCCGATCCTCGAACTGGTCGACGAGCTGACCGTAGTGCGGTGACCCCAGTTCTTCCTCGCCCTCGGCCAGAACCATCAGGTTCACCGGAAGCGTCCCCTCGACCGCGATGATCGATTCGATCGCGTTGAGGAAGGCGCGCTGCGGCCCCTTCTGATTCGTGGCGCCGCGCGCCATGAGGATCTCACCGAGCTCCGATTCGATGACGTTGGCTTCGAACGGGTGAGACTCCCAGTCCTCCGGGTTCACCGGCTGCACGTCGTACATCATGTAGACCATGAGCGTGCGTTCGGCGCCGGCGTCGTAGTAGCCCCAAACGCCGGGGTGGCCGTCCGTGGGCACCACCGCGGTCTCCGCGAAGCCGAGATCCTCCAGGTCGCCGCGCAGCATTTCCGCCATCTCCTGGATGCCGTCGTTCTGCGCGCTGACCGAGGGCTGGCGGAGCCACCGCTGCAGGTTGGCCAGATGCTGTTCGAAGTGCTCGTCGACATACGCGTAGATGGCGTCGTGACTGCCGGCGTAGGCAGTCGTCTGGGTGGCGTCGAGCTTCTCCTCGGTCGTGAAGCGGAAACGCTCGTCGTTGAGCTGCCCCGCCGCCGATCCGCCCATGAGCAGCGTGGCGAGGGCGGCCAGTCCGAGAGGGGTCGAAGGCTTCTTCATTTGGATCTGATCTCGTTGTGGAAAAACGAAGCGGC contains:
- a CDS encoding M20/M25/M40 family metallo-hydrolase translates to MGGSAAGQLNDERFRFTTEEKLDATQTTAYAGSHDAIYAYVDEHFEQHLANLQRWLRQPSVSAQNDGIQEMAEMLRGDLEDLGFAETAVVPTDGHPGVWGYYDAGAERTLMVYMMYDVQPVNPEDWESHPFEANVIESELGEILMARGATNQKGPQRAFLNAIESIIAVEGTLPVNLMVLAEGEEELGSPHYGQLVDQFEDRLKTADGAFFPFNSQGPAGNVSLSLGVKGILYIEIEYTGGDWGGPTQAEIHGSYKAIVDSPTLRLVQALSSLVSKDGNTILVPGYYDPIRPPTDEEQRLINAMADTWNDEEQQASLGVRKWIDGVTGRDAIMRYLYHPTLNIDGIWSGYIDEGVKTILPHRATAKVDSRLPYGLDPDSALAMIRRHLDSEGFSDITIRKLAGYPAAQTSVDTPLVQAAIGVFNKYGQTPEISPRLAGSAPFYQFTERLGLPLVFAGFGHGSGAHAPNEYMVITPKEGSRISGLREIERAYIDLLFALASQHPIT